NNNNNNNNNNNNNNNNNNNNNNNNNNNNNNNNNNNNNNNNNNNNNNNNNNNNNNNNNNNNNNNNNNNNNNNNNNNNNNNNNNNNNNNNNNNNNNNNNNNNNNNNNNNNNNNNNNNNNNNNNNNNNNNNNNNNNNNNNNNNNNNNNNNNNNNNNNNNNNNNNNNNNNNNNNNNNNNNNNNNNNNNNNNNNNNNNNNNNNNNNNNNNNNNNNNNNNNNNNNNNNNNNNNNNNNNNNNNNNNNNNNNNNNNNNNNNNNNNNNNNNNNNNNNNNNNNNNNNNNNNNNNNNNNNNNNNNNNNNNNNNNNNNNNNNNNNNNNNNNNNNNNNNNNNNNNNNNNNNNNNNNNNNNNNNNNNNNNNNNNNNNNNNNNNNNNNNNNNNNNNNNNNNNNNNNNNNNNNNNNNNNNNNNNNNNNNNNNNNNNNNNNNNNNNNNNNNNNNNNNNNNNNNNNNNNNNNNNNNNNNNNNNNNNNNNNNNNNNNNNNNNNNNNNNNNNNNNNNNNNNNNNNNNNNNNNNNNNNNNNNNNNNNNNNNNNNNNNNNNNNNNNNNNNNNNNNNNNNNNNNNNNNNNNNNNNNNNNNNNNNNNNNNNNNNNNNNNNNNNNNNNNNNNNNNNNNNNNNNNNNNNNNNNNNNNNNNNNNNNNNNNNNNNNNNNNNNNNNNNNNNNNNNNNNNNNNNNNNNNNNNNNNNNNNNNNNNNNNNNNNNNNNNNNNNNNNNNNNNNNNNNNNNNNNNNNNNNNNNNNNNNNNNNNNNNNNNNNNNNNNNNNNNNNNNNNNNNNNNNNNNNNNNNNNNNNNNNNNNNNNNNNNNNNNNNNNNNNNNNNNNNNNNNNNNNNNNNNNNNNNNNNNNNNNNNNNNNNNNNNNNNNNNNNNNNNNNNNNNNNNNNNNNNNNNNNNNNNNNNNNNNNNNNNNNNNNNNNNNNNNNNNNNNNNNNNNNNNNNNNNNNNNNNNNNNNNNNNNNNNNNNNNNNNNNNNNNNNNNNNNNNNNNNNNNNNNNNNNNNNNNNNNNNNNNNNNNNNNNNNNNNNNNNNNNNNNNNNNNNNNNNNNNNNNNNNNNNNNNNNNNNNNNNNNNNNNNNNNNNNNNNNNNNNNNNNNNNNNNNNNNNNNNNNNNNNNNNNNNNNNNNNNNNNNNNNNNNNNNNNNNNNNNNNNNNNNNNNNNNNNNNNNNNNNNNNNNNNNNNNNNNNNNNNNNNNNNNNNNNNNNNNNNNNNNNNNNNNNNNNNNNNNNNNNNNNNNNNNNNNNNNNNNNNNNNNNNNNNNNNNNNNNNNNNNNNNNNNNNNNNNNNNNNNNNNNNNNNNNNNNNNNNNNNNNNNNNNNNNNNNNNNNNNNNNNNNNNNNNNNNNNNNNNNNNNNNNNNNNNNNNNNNNNNNNNNNNNNNNNNNNNNNNNNNNNNNNNNNNNNNNNNNNNNNNNNNNNNNNNNNNNNNNNNNNNNNNNNNNNNNNNNNNNNNNNNNNNNNNNNNNNNNNNNNNNNNNNNNNNNNNNNNNNNNNNNNNNNNNNNNNNNNNNNNNNNNNNNNNNNNNNNNNNNNNNNNNNNNNNNNNNNNNNNNNNNNNNNNNNNNNNNNNNNNNNNNNNNNNNNNNNNNNNNNNNNNNNNNNNNNNNNNNNNNNNNNNNNNNNNNNNNNNNNNNNNNNNNNNNNNNNNNNNNNNNNNNNNNNNNNNNNNNNNNNNNNNNNNNNNNNNNNNNNNNNNNNNNNNNNNNNNNNNNNNNNNNNNNNNNNNNNNNNNNNNNNNNNNNNNNNNNNNNNNNNNNNNNNNNNNNNNNNNNNNNNNNNNNNNNNNNNNttctttcctctctttttctttctttcttccaatcATGAACTAGATTCCACTGTTTTTTCTCCAATCTTTCGCCACAATCATGCACACACGCCGTACATGAGTTTCGTGAGTTTCTCCATCTTTTCCTGGATCTATTTAAATCAagatttctattttgttttttgcaCGATGTTTTCTCTAGTTGTTGCTGTTGCTTCTGTGTTACTTTCTTGTATTTCAATCGCTTGGATGTGTTTGGTTGTTACCTTGTTCTTGGATAATGgatttgtttctcattttttcgCTCCCGTGGAAATCTGTGGAGATTCAATTATGAATACAATGATATTTGCTATGATAATACGGCCAAGTAGCGACATTAATGTTAACTCTCTCCATTATTGCGCTGTCCTTTTCCCAATCCTCCGATGTTTTCTATTTGTCTTTGTGAGTATTTTCCACAAGTAGTAGTTGACTAGTCCTGTCTAAATGAGATTGGCTTTCCTTCTGGACAAGGCTAAACTacgaaggaagaagaaatagacCTTTGATTTTAGAGGGAACTGTTTGGGGAAATTGTTAAGGAACTGAGACGAGCTCGAATCTTTGCTGTGTTCTAGcagtgaatgaatgaatgaatgaatgaaaagtCTATCCTCTTGTTATCAGCCCTGCAAACTGCATATCACTTTGTACATGTTTCTTATATGTCTTTGTGTACATGTTTTTGTATAATAGACTTCTATACAGTGAAAGAACTGCAAGAAATTTAGTCCTTAGAGAGCCATGGTTTCTTGCAGGGTATGCCTAATTGATTTTCTTGGCTCGAGCTTTTGGCTGTGCTACAGGAGTGAGCAAACGTTTCTGTCACAATAGTAAAATCTTTGGTTTATCCTCTGTTGTAAGTGGTAGTGGGCATCATTCTAGACTTTCCAGTGGTATGAAAGAGATTAAAGTCAGAAGTGGTTCTAATGCAGATCCTGATCTGTTGAATGATGAAACACATGCACAGCAATTGACTTCTGCAAACCAGAGCTGTTCATCATCAAATGTGCAGTGCACACctgaaattgaaaagaaatatgtGCATCGTGTTTATGATGCCATTGCTCCCCATTTTAGTTCAACTCGATTTGCAAAGTGGCCAAAAGTTGCATCCTTTTTATCATCGTTACCTCTAGGGTCCCTCGTCCTGGATGCTGGCTGTGGTAATGGAAAGTACTTGGGTTTTAATCCCAACTGCTTTTTCATTGGATGTGATATTAGTGCCCAACTTATCAAAATTTGTGATGAGAGGGGGCATGAAGTTTTGGTGGCTGATGCAGTAAATCTTCCTTACAGAACTGGTTTTGGCGATGCAGCGATCTCTATAGCTGTATTACATCATCTAAGTACTGAAAACAGGAGGAGGAAAGCAATCGAAGAATTAATCCGTGTTGTCAAGAAAGGTGGCCTAGTTTTAATAACAGTCTGGGCTGTTGAACAAGAGGATAAATCTTTATTGACGAAATGGATGCCACTTTCAGAGAAGTATGTTGATGAGTGGGTTGGACCAGGTAGTCCGCGTGTTCGTAGTCCATCGTCGTTGGCACTTGAAAGCATTCCTGAAATGAATGAGAATCATGCAGGTGTTTCCCTAAAGGATTCCAAGGAAAACTTCACTGGAAGCAAGCCAGAAAATAAACCTCTACCCTCTCGGAGTGGAAATGATTTTATGAATTGTAATGATGAAAACTTGTTGAAGATCCAGCAAGAATATTTTGTCCCATGGCACTTACCTTATCATCGTGCAGAAGTCAGTGGGTCGTCTGCCAGTGCCCTTGCTAGTGGTTTGGCAAAGAAGGATGATAAGAAAGCTGCTGTTGTGTATAACAGATACTATCATGTTTTCAGTGAAGGCGAGCTTGAAAGGTATTCCTCTCTCTCATTTCTCTTGTATGGTTTCTTTTGCTTATCGGGTATGGGGGGGAGTCACTTGAACTAGGCTGTTATTTAGTTGTGACTAGGCTGTTCTAGATCTATATGTGTTGAAGTGTGTCTCTATTAGCAGTAACCTTTCAACTACTTCTGGTTCCATTAATGTGTGATAATGTGAAAATGCAACATTTCATCTTTTGACTCGAGATACCATGACTATGTAGAAATAGGGAACACGGTATATATCATGTACTTCACGACAACATTTCTACATACATCTTTCTTGGCCTTTTTGGCTAAGATTAAGAGACATTTctacataataatttgttctGTTACTGCTTGATCATCTTGAGTGCATTTGTAGGTTGGTGTCTGGTATGGACGATGCGGTAGTGGTTGATCGATTTTATGACAAATCAAACTGGTGTGTAGTTCTTGAGAAAACAGTGTGAGCAATGAAATGAGGTATTATGAAGATGATTCAATCTTGCCTGCTTGTTGTGCCAACTCAAACCGTGCTGAAGATGGTCTATGGAGTTGTATCACTGTTGCTATCTCGGCTTTGTTTTCATCGTCCAGTCATAGTTTGGGGGTAGCAATCTCTGCAGGCTCTTTAGCCAAAAAATGCTGTCACTGTTAAGGATTTACGATTGTGTATTATGATTAATAAGGCGGTGGATTGCCCTTTAATTCAGTTCTAAATTGTTTGTGTTGAAAAGGTTGGGCTtctatataataaatttttgtttctgctATCCCTTGAATAAATCATTGACATTATACGGTTTTAGGCTCAGGTTCTCGATCAAGCATTTCTTGATTTAGAAAACTTACCGACTGCAATCTGTTAAATGAGGTTGGACAGCCGAGTTTGAAAGCCTCGAAAAACTCACCGACTGTATTTGGAAATGGCTCCGACAATTTCCTGGTTTTTAGTAGATTGAGACGACCATCACAATAAATATTGATGGATTAACAAATTTACATGCCTCTAATAATACCACCGGATTTACAtttgaagttatttttataattattgtccTTAATTCCAATTGtggtttaattatatatacatatataaaataaaataaaataaaataaaaaaactaaatccaATCAAACTGACAGAAGATATCAAATCCAAATaatgaaatgaacaaaatctACTATAACGAACTTGACTAATTATCATGAGATcttatatttagaaaattgaatGGTAATGTGCACAATTTACTCTAACCAACTCGACTAATTATCATGAGATTCTTATACTTAGAAAATATGTGTTGAACAAACTGAGATCTATAATCAAGTACAATTTGCACAATATAGCAGTAATTGACATGCATTTTTGGGCAATAGGTCAAAGGTACAAATGTCTCTCTATTCCCAAATGGtattgaactaaaaagaaatGCACATTACAATTAGATGCACAATTACATGGTACTAAGGAAAACACCAACAGATGCTTTCAAGGAGTTCCGAATGAAGTTAAACTGTAGAATGTTGGTTTTACCTTGTAGACAAAACAGTTTATTGCCTCACCTGCACGTCACATGCCTTCTGCTTGGCCATGATGTATCTGAGCTGTGTGCAAAAGCACCAAAGACAGTACTTTCTTCTCAATATCACACCTTTGGGTTTGGTTGTTTACGTTTATTTGGAGACAGCAATGTGTGATATGCTAAAGCAGTGTTAAAAGTTCAAACCCCAATCGTATGCTTGATAAAATACCTTCAACTGAGAACTGTCAAGCAATTCAAGCAGCGCTTGTGAATCATCTGGTTTCAAGTAGTTTGCTACATGCTTCAAGACTTCTTGCTCGTTCTTTCCAAAGTCGGTGCTAAACCTGagcaaagaaaaatattataacaataaaaaataaaaaataaaacatcacTAAACTGTCTAATGTCTTGGAtgtaatgttttaaatatattccaCCAACACGTATGGTTGATTCCTGAACTCTGGCTTACATGAAAACAATAAACTGCGTTTTGAACagtatttaaaagaattacgaCCAGGCCAAGTAAAGTTGGGAAAGCTCCAGTTATCATAAACATATGGCTAACACAATTTTAATTATCCATGATATTAGGGGGTATGATTCATGGGAAGTTGTATCATCTCCAATGCAACCTCCATGAGATGTCAAAGAGTGTTGTTTTATATAGATTTCCATCCAAAAGATTGAACCAAGGCCTTGGTACAATACTGTTCAACGCCCAACGATCTACGTACTACCAGGGTTTCCTATAAATCTCCAAGAGAGTTCttgatatataatatataccttcaaaattttcaccaTGAAATGATGACTGTCTGTATAACTAAGGGAAGGGAGCAAGTCCATCTAAAGTAGGGGGTGCTAAACGCAAATTTTATAACGCAATGATGGAAActaaaatattagtaaatgtTTGCAAGAAAACAGGTGGTTTCTGAGGAACTATTTCTTTCTTACCATTTAAGAATCATATTAACTGATGCAACATTGTTATTCAGATCGAGGACAAGTCCTCCGTCTCTTAAGAAACTTCGAGCTGCTTCCATCAACTCTTGATCTACGTTCCCAGGAGAATAGCATCGAAGAGCAGGCCCAGATCGGGTACCAAAAACTAGTGCAAAATGAATTAAAGGCTCCACATACGGAAGAGAaacctacaaaaaaaaaaaaaaaaaaaaNNNNNNNNNNNNNNNNNNNNNNNNNNNNNNNNNNNNNNNNNNNNNNNNNNNNNNNNNNNNNNNNNNNNNNNNNNNNNNNNNNNNNNNNNNNNNNNNNNNNNNNNNNNNNNNNNNNNNNNNNNNNNNNNNNNNNNNNNNNNNNNNNNNNNNNNNNNNNNNNNNNNNNNNNNNNNNNNNNNNNNNNNNNNNNNNNNNNNNNNNNNNNNNNNNNNNNNNNNNNNNNNNNNNNNNNNNNNNNNNNNNNNNNNNNNNNNNNNNNNNNNNNNNNNNNNNNNNNNNNNNNNNNNNNNNNNNNNNNNNNNNNNNNNNNNNNNNNNNNNNNNNNNNNNNNNNNNNNNNNNNNNNNNNNNNNNNNNNNNNNNNNNNNNNNNNNNNNNNNNNNNNNNNNNNNNNNNNNNNNNNNNNNNNNNNNNNNNNNNNNNNNNNNNNNNNNNNNNNNNNNNNNNNNNNNNNNNNNNNNNNNNNNNNNNNNNNNNNNNNNNNNNNNNNNNNNNNNNNNNNNNNNNNNNNNNNNNNNNNNNNNNNNNNNNNNNNNNNNNNNNNNNNNNNNNNNNNNNNNNNNNNNNNNNNNNNNNNNNNNNNNNNNNNNNNNNNNNNNNNNNNNNNNNNNNNNNNNNNNNNNNNNNNNNNNNNNNNNNNNNNNNNNNNNNNNNNNNNNNNNNNNNNNNNNNNNNNNNNNNNNNNNNNNNNNNNNNNNNNNNNNNNNNNNNNNNNNNNNNNNNNNNNNNNNNNNNNNNNNNNNNNNNNNNNNNNNNNNNNNNNNNNNNNNNNNNNNNNNNNNNNNNNNNNNNNNNNNNNNNNNNNNNNNNNNNNNNNNNNNNNNNNNNNNNNNNNNNNNNNNNNNNNNNNNNNNNNNNNNNNNNNNNNNNNNNNNNNNNNNNNNNNNNNNNNNNNNNNNNNNNNNNNNNNNNNNNNNNNNNNNNNNNNNNNNNNNNNNNNNNNNNNNNNNNNNNNNNNNNNNNNNNNNNNNNNNNNNNNNNNNNNNNNNNNNNNNNNNNNNNNNNNNNNNNNNNNNNNNNNNNNNNNNNNNNNNNNNNNNNNNNNNNNNNNNNNNNNNNNNNNNNNNNNNNNNNNNNNNNNNNNNNNNNNNNNNNNNNNNNNNNNNNNNNNNNNNNNNNNNNNNNNNNNNNNNNNNNNNNNNNNNNNNNNNNNNNNNNNNNNNNNNNNNNNNNNNNNNNNNNNNNNNNNNNNNNNNNNNNNNNNNNNNNNNNNNNNNNNNNNNNNNNNNNNNNNNNNNNNNNNNNNNNNNNNNNNNNNNNNNNNNNNNNNNNNNNNNNNNNNNNNNNNNNNNNNNNNNNNNNNNNNNNNNNNNNNNNNNNNNNNNNNNNNNNNNNNNNNNNNNNNNNNNNNNNNNNNNNNNNNNNNNNNNNNNNNNNNNNNNNNNNNNNNNNNNNNNNNNNNNNNNNNNNNNNNNNNNNNNNNNNNNNNNNNNNNNNNNNNNNNNNNNNNNNNNNNNNNNNNNNNNNNNNNNNNNNNNNNNNNNNNNNNNNNNNNNNNNNNNNNNNNNNNNNNNNNNNNNNNNNNNNNNNNNNNNNNNNNNNNNNNNNNNNNNNNNNNNNNNNNNNNNNNNNNNNNNNNNNNNNNNNNNNNNNNNNNNNNNNNNNNNNNNNNNNNNNNNNNNNNNNNNNNNNNNNNNNNNNNNNNNNNNNNNNNNNNNNNNNNNNNNNNNNNNNNNNNNNNNNNNNNNNNNNNNNNNNNNNNNNNNNNNNNNNNNNNNNNNNNNNNNNNNNNNNNNNNNNNNNNNNNNNNNNNNNNNNNNNNNNNNNNNNNNNNNNNNNNNNNNNNNNNNNNNNNNNNNNNNNNNNNNNNNNNNNNNNNNNNNNNNNNNNNNNNNNNNNNNNNNNNNNNNNNNNNNNNNNNNNNNNNNNNNNNNNNNNNNNNNNNNNNNNNNNNNNNNNNNNNNNNNNNNNNNNNNNNNNNNNNNNNNNNNNNNNNNNNNNNNNNNNNNNNNNNNNNNNNNNNNNNNNNNNNNNNNNNNNNNNNNNNNNNNNNNNNNNNNNNNNNNNNNNNNNNNNNNNNNNNNNNNNNNNNNNNNNNNNNNNNNNNNNNNNNNNNNNNNNNNNNNNNNNNNNNNNNNNNNNNNNNNNNNNNNNNNNNNNNNNNNNNNNNNNNNNNNNNNNNNNNNNNNNNNNNNNNNNNNNNNNNNNNNNNNNNNNNNNNNNNNNNNNNNNNNNNNNNNNNNNNNNNNNNNNNNNNNNNNNNNNNNNNNNNNNNNNNNNNNNNNNNNNNNNNNNNNNNNNNNNNNNNNNNNNNNNNNNNNNNNNNNNNNNNNNNNNNNNNNNNNNNNNNNNNNNNNNNNNNNNNNNNNNNNNNNNNNNNNNNNNNNNNNNNNNNNNNNNNNNNNNNNNNNNNNNNNNNNNNNNNNNNNNNNNNNNNNNNNNNNNNNNNNNNNNNNNNNNNNNNNNNNNNNNNNNNNNNNNNNNNNNNNNNNNNNNNNNNNNNNNNNNNNNNNNNNNNNNNNNNNNNNNNNNNNNNNNNNNNNNNNNNNNNNNNNNNNNNNNNNNNNNNNNNNNNNNNNNNNNNNNNNNNNNNNNNNNNNNNNNNNNNNNNNNNNNNNNNNNNNNNNNNNNNNNNNNNNNNNNNNNNNNNNNNNNNNNNNNNNNNNNNNNNNNNNNNNNNNNNNNNNNNNNNNNNNNNNNNNNNNNNNNNNNNNNNNNNNNNNNNNNNNNNNNNNNNNNNNNNNNNNNNNNNNNNNNNNNNNNNNNNNNNNNNNNNNNNNNNNNNNNNNNNNNNNNNNNNNNNNNNNNNNNNNNNNNNNNNNNNNNNNNNNNNNNNNNNNNNNNNNNNNNNNNNNNNNNNNNNNNNNNNNNNNNNNNNNNNNNNNNNNNNNNNNNNNNNNNNNNNNNNNNNNNNNNNNNNNNNNNNNNNNNNNNNNNNNNNNNNNNNNNNNNNNNNNNNNNNNNNNNNNNNNNNNNNNNNNNNNNNNNNNNNNNNNNNNNNNNNNNNNNNNNNNNNNNNNNNNNNNNNNNNNNNNNNNNNNNNNNNNNNNNNNNNNNNNNNNNNNNNNNNNNNNNNNNNNNNNNNNNNNNNNNNNNNNNNNNNNNNNNNNNNNNNNNNNNNNNNNNNNNNNNNNNNNNNNNNNNNNNNNNNNNNNNNNNNNNNNNNNNNNNNNNNNNNNNNNNNNNNNNNNNNNNNNNNNNNNNNNNNNNNNNNNNNNNNNNNNNNNNNNNNNNNNNNNNNNNNNNNNNNNNNNNNNNNNNNNNNNNNNNNNNNNNNNNNNNNNNNNNNNNNNNNNNNNNNNNNNNNNNNNNNNNNNNNNNNNNNNNNNNNNNNNNNNNNNNNNNNNNNNNNNNNNNNNNNNNNNNNNNNNNNNNNNNNNNNNNNNNNNNNNNNNNNNNNNNNNNNNNNNNNNNNNNNNNNNNNNNNNNNNNNNNNNNNNNNNNNNNNNNNNNNNNNNNNNNNNNNNNNNNNNNNNNNNNNNNNNNNNNNNNNNNNNNNNNNNNNNNNNNNNNNNNNNNNNNNNNNNNNNNNNNNNNNNNNNNNNNNNNNNNNNNNNNNNNNNNNNNNNNNNNNNNNNNNNNNNNNNNNNNNNNNNNNNNNNNNNNNNNNNNNNNNNNNNNNNNNNNNNNNNNNNNNNNNNNNNNNNNNNNNNNNNNNNNNNNNNNNNNNNNNNNNNNNNNNNNNNNNNNNNNNNNNNNNNNNNNNNNNNNNNNNNNNNNNNNNNNNNNNNNNNNNNNNNNNNNNNNNNNNNNNNNNNNNNNNNNNNNNNNNNNNNNNNNNNNNNNNNNNNNNNNNNNNNNNNNNNNNNNNNNNNNNNNNNNNNNNNNNNNNNNNNNNNNNNNNNNNNNNNNNNNNNNNNNNNNNNNNNNNNNNNNNNNNNNNNNNNNNNNNNNNNNNNNNNNNNNNNNNNNNNNNNNNNNNNNNNNNNNNNNNNNNNNNNNNNNNNNNNNNNNNNNNNNNNNNNNNNNNNNNNNNNNNNNNNNNNNNNNNNNNNNNNNNNNNNNNNNNNNNNNNNNNNNNNNNNNNNNNNNNNNNNNNNNNNNNNNNNNNNNNNNNNNNNNNNNNNNNNNNNNNNNNNNNNNNNNNNNNNNNNNNNNNNNNNNNNNNNNNNNNNNNNNNNNNNNNNNNNNNNNNNNNNNNNNNNNNNNNNNNNNNNNNNNNNNNNNNNNNNNNNNNNNNNNNNNNNNNNNNNNNNNNNNNNNNNNNNNNN
This genomic window from Cucurbita pepo subsp. pepo cultivar mu-cu-16 chromosome LG01, ASM280686v2, whole genome shotgun sequence contains:
- the LOC111781823 gene encoding alkylated DNA repair protein alkB homolog 8-like (The sequence of the model RefSeq protein was modified relative to this genomic sequence to represent the inferred CDS: added 223 bases not found in genome assembly) — its product is MPQASYWASRVSKRFCRTSKIFGLSSVVSGSGHHCRLFSAMKEIKVKGGSNADPHLLNDEAHAPQLSCATQGCSASNVQCTPEIEKKYVHRVYDAIAPHFSSTRFAKWPKVASFLSSLPLGSLVLDAGCGNGKYLGFNPNCFFIGCDISAQLIKICDERGHEVLVADAVNLPYRTGFGDAAISIAVLHHLSTENRRRKAIEELIRVVKKGGLVLITVWAVEQEDKSLLTKWMPLSEKYVDEWVGPGSPRVRSPSSLALESIPEMNENHAGVSLKDSKENFTGSKPENKPLPSRSGNDFMNCNDENLLKIQQEYFVPWHLPYHRAEVSGSSASALASGLAKKDDKKAAVVYNRYYHVFSEGELERLVSGMDDAVVVDRFYDKSNWCVVLEKTV